A stretch of Myxococcus hansupus DNA encodes these proteins:
- the murC gene encoding UDP-N-acetylmuramate--L-alanine ligase, translated as MTRNKPPSLFKTRHAAQVHFVGLGGIGMSGIAEVLLNLGYRVSGSDLRESDITRRLARMGATFFEGHRAQNLVQADVVVISSAVRKDNPEVVAARQRKIPVIPRAEMLAELMRLKYAVAVAGSHGKTTTTSMVATVLSAAGLDPTAVVGGKVNVLDSNAKLGKSELMVVEADESDGSFLHLHPSIAIVTNIDPEHMDHYGDLETLQSAFVEFCNRVPFYGLNVLCLDNPNVQALLPRIEKRFVTYGSSHMADYRLENIQLDGFTTRFQAYRREEALGEFRVRMVGAHNAFNALAVIAVAEEMDIPLETVRESLAEFGGVQRRFTVRGEAQGITVVDDYAHHPTEVLATLAGARRAFGRRVVVAFQPHRYTRTHDLMKEFTTSFNDSDVLFVTSVYAAGEERIEGATGDALADAIRAHGHRDVTFVEKRTDLPAALLPRLREGDLVLTLGAGDITHVGPELLELLRTSRLAKD; from the coding sequence GTGACGCGCAACAAGCCCCCCAGTCTCTTCAAGACGCGCCATGCGGCGCAGGTCCACTTCGTGGGGCTCGGCGGTATTGGCATGAGCGGCATCGCCGAGGTGCTGCTCAACCTCGGTTACCGGGTGTCCGGCTCCGACCTGCGTGAGAGCGACATCACCCGGCGCCTGGCGCGCATGGGGGCGACGTTCTTCGAGGGCCACCGCGCGCAGAACCTGGTGCAGGCGGACGTGGTGGTGATTTCCTCCGCGGTGCGCAAGGACAACCCGGAGGTCGTCGCCGCGCGCCAGCGGAAGATTCCCGTCATCCCCCGCGCGGAGATGCTCGCGGAGCTGATGCGGCTGAAGTACGCGGTGGCGGTGGCCGGCAGCCACGGCAAGACGACGACGACGTCCATGGTGGCCACCGTGCTGAGCGCGGCGGGCCTGGACCCGACGGCGGTGGTGGGCGGCAAGGTGAACGTGCTCGACTCCAACGCCAAGCTGGGCAAGAGCGAGCTGATGGTGGTGGAGGCCGACGAGAGCGACGGCAGCTTCCTGCACCTGCACCCGTCCATCGCCATCGTCACCAACATCGACCCGGAGCACATGGACCACTACGGCGACCTGGAGACGCTCCAGTCCGCCTTCGTGGAGTTCTGCAACCGGGTGCCCTTCTACGGCCTCAACGTGCTGTGCCTGGACAACCCCAACGTCCAGGCGCTGCTGCCGCGCATCGAGAAGCGCTTCGTCACCTACGGCAGCTCGCACATGGCGGACTACCGGCTGGAGAACATCCAGTTGGACGGCTTCACCACGCGCTTCCAGGCCTACCGCCGGGAAGAGGCGCTGGGCGAGTTCCGCGTGCGGATGGTGGGCGCGCACAACGCCTTCAACGCGCTGGCCGTCATCGCCGTGGCGGAGGAGATGGACATCCCGCTGGAGACGGTGCGCGAGTCGCTGGCCGAGTTCGGCGGCGTGCAGCGGCGCTTCACCGTGCGCGGCGAGGCGCAGGGCATCACCGTGGTGGACGACTACGCGCATCACCCCACGGAAGTGCTGGCCACGCTGGCCGGCGCGCGGCGGGCCTTCGGGCGCCGGGTGGTGGTGGCCTTCCAGCCGCACCGCTACACGCGCACGCATGACCTGATGAAGGAGTTCACCACCTCCTTCAATGACTCGGACGTGCTCTTCGTCACCAGCGTCTACGCGGCGGGGGAGGAGCGCATCGAGGGGGCCACGGGCGACGCGCTGGCGGACGCCATCCGCGCCCACGGCCACCGCGACGTCACCTTCGTGGAGAAGCGCACGGACCTGCCGGCGGCGCTGCTGCCGCGCCTGCGCGAGGGAGACCTGGTGCTGACGCTGGGCGCCGGGGACATCACCCACGTGGGGCCGGAGCTGCTCGAGCTGCTGCGCACCTCCCGCCTGGCGAAGGACTAG
- the murB gene encoding UDP-N-acetylmuramate dehydrogenase, with protein MVEAGVKTALAARVESLGGSDVKAGEPLAPLTSVRAGGAAEVLVRPRSPDALVALLKLAREEGLPVSVLGGGANTLVGDGGVPGLTLKLPGDLFPEVADVGAEEGRLTLGAGAAIVRLINVMRAHALVGAEFLAGIPGTLGGAVSMNAGTKNGEAFRVIEAVELATADGVGWLTKAEIPHAYRHSELPPGGVITRVRFALRKGDVVASKAVMDADLGYRKRTQPLSQPNFGSVFTNPPGDHAGRLIELAGLKGYSLGRAQVSPLHANWIVNLGGATARDVLGLVTFMQVRVLEQSGVDMKPEVKRLGDFL; from the coding sequence ATGGTGGAAGCAGGCGTGAAGACGGCGCTGGCCGCGCGCGTGGAGTCGCTGGGCGGCAGTGACGTGAAGGCCGGCGAGCCGCTGGCCCCGCTCACCAGCGTCCGGGCGGGAGGGGCCGCCGAGGTGCTGGTGCGCCCGCGCTCCCCCGACGCGCTGGTGGCGCTGCTCAAGCTGGCGCGCGAGGAGGGCCTCCCGGTGTCGGTGCTGGGCGGCGGCGCGAACACGCTGGTGGGGGACGGCGGGGTGCCCGGCCTGACGCTGAAGCTCCCCGGAGACCTCTTCCCGGAGGTGGCCGACGTGGGCGCCGAGGAAGGGCGGCTCACGCTGGGGGCGGGGGCGGCCATCGTCCGGCTCATCAACGTCATGCGCGCCCACGCGCTGGTGGGGGCGGAGTTCCTCGCCGGCATCCCCGGGACGCTGGGGGGCGCGGTGTCGATGAACGCCGGCACCAAGAATGGCGAGGCGTTCCGCGTCATCGAGGCGGTGGAGTTGGCCACCGCGGACGGGGTGGGGTGGCTGACGAAGGCGGAGATTCCGCACGCCTACCGGCACTCCGAGCTGCCGCCGGGGGGCGTCATCACCCGGGTGCGTTTCGCACTGCGCAAGGGGGACGTGGTGGCCTCCAAGGCGGTGATGGACGCGGACCTGGGTTACCGGAAACGGACACAACCGCTCAGCCAACCCAACTTCGGCAGCGTCTTCACCAACCCGCCGGGCGACCATGCCGGGCGGCTCATTGAACTGGCGGGCCTGAAAGGGTACTCGCTGGGACGCGCGCAGGTGTCCCCCCTGCACGCCAACTGGATTGTGAACCTGGGCGGTGCCACCGCCCGCGACGTGCTGGGGCTCGTCACCTTCATGCAAGTGCGGGTGCTCGAGCAGTCCGGCGTCGACATGAAACCCGAAGTCAAGCGCCTGGGAGACTTCTTGTGA
- a CDS encoding D-alanine--D-alanine ligase has product MTANRGAFTKDELKRKRVGVLLGGMSAEREVSLRTGEAVSGALRSLGYDVVDIDVGRDLPARLAAEKVDVAWLAVHGRYGEDGCLQGLLESLFIPYTGSGVLASALGMDKVYAKQVFVAHGIPTPAYRAFRDAASALAAADSLPFPFPVVVKPSREGSSVGVHICKTRDTYEAAVTDAAKYAGTLLVEQFVKGREVQGGVLDDEALGVIEVRAAREFYDYDAKYKAGTGTQYLFPAPLPPDQYARVNDVCLAAHQALGCSGGSRSDVIVTDGGDVFLLETNTLPGMTASSLLPKIAAGRGIDFPALCERLLLGACLKT; this is encoded by the coding sequence GTGACTGCCAACCGCGGTGCCTTCACGAAGGACGAGCTCAAGCGGAAGCGTGTGGGCGTGCTCCTGGGAGGCATGTCCGCCGAGCGTGAGGTGTCCCTGCGCACCGGCGAGGCCGTGTCCGGGGCGCTGCGCTCGCTGGGCTACGACGTGGTGGACATCGACGTGGGCCGGGATTTGCCCGCGCGGCTGGCGGCGGAGAAGGTGGACGTGGCGTGGCTGGCCGTCCACGGCCGCTACGGCGAGGACGGCTGCCTCCAGGGGCTGCTGGAGTCGCTCTTCATTCCTTATACCGGCAGCGGCGTGCTCGCCTCCGCGCTGGGCATGGACAAGGTCTACGCCAAGCAGGTCTTCGTGGCGCACGGCATTCCGACGCCGGCGTACCGCGCGTTCCGCGACGCGGCGTCCGCGCTGGCGGCGGCGGACAGCCTGCCCTTCCCGTTTCCAGTGGTGGTGAAGCCCAGCCGCGAAGGCAGCAGCGTGGGCGTGCACATCTGCAAGACGCGGGACACCTACGAGGCCGCGGTGACGGACGCGGCGAAGTACGCGGGCACGCTGCTGGTGGAGCAGTTCGTCAAGGGACGCGAAGTGCAGGGTGGAGTCCTGGACGATGAGGCCCTGGGCGTCATCGAGGTCCGCGCCGCGCGCGAGTTCTACGACTACGACGCGAAGTACAAAGCGGGCACGGGCACGCAGTATCTCTTCCCCGCGCCCCTGCCTCCGGATCAGTATGCGCGGGTGAACGACGTGTGCCTGGCCGCGCATCAAGCCCTGGGGTGTAGCGGGGGCTCGCGCTCGGACGTCATCGTCACCGACGGAGGCGATGTGTTCCTGCTGGAAACCAACACGCTGCCGGGCATGACGGCCTCCAGCCTCCTGCCCAAGATTGCCGCCGGTCGCGGCATCGACTTCCCGGCCCTGTGTGAACGCCTGCTGCTGGGGGCGTGTCTCAAGACCTGA
- a CDS encoding cell division protein FtsQ/DivIB gives MAFGKSKNRRRQDAAQQSEAVRGVVRSKAPGVLKVLGLTAMTGLLVWGGVALREWALTSPTFELEAVSFSGLQRASRVELLRLAALTKGQNLWTLDVPALERAMDQHPWLRTVEVTRRFPNRVSVEVTEHTPVAMAVLGELYVLDDQGEPFKRVTPGDGLDLPLVTGLDREGYVADPAVARERFRSALEVASAYSRLSPDKTEQLSEVRLEAQSLTLVAASGQEVRLGEGDSEVKLQRLARVRRELGARGLAAEIIHLDNRARPGWVAVKISSPVSERNGTSKR, from the coding sequence ATGGCCTTCGGTAAATCCAAGAACCGCCGCCGTCAGGACGCCGCCCAGCAGAGCGAGGCGGTCCGGGGCGTGGTGCGCTCGAAGGCGCCGGGGGTCCTCAAGGTCCTGGGCCTGACGGCGATGACGGGCCTGCTGGTGTGGGGTGGGGTGGCGCTGCGGGAGTGGGCGCTGACGTCGCCCACTTTCGAGTTGGAGGCGGTGTCCTTCTCCGGGCTCCAGCGCGCCTCGCGGGTGGAGCTGCTGCGGCTGGCGGCGCTGACGAAGGGGCAGAACCTGTGGACGCTGGACGTGCCCGCGCTGGAGCGCGCCATGGACCAGCACCCCTGGCTGCGCACGGTGGAGGTGACGCGCCGGTTCCCCAACCGGGTGTCGGTGGAGGTGACGGAGCACACGCCGGTGGCCATGGCCGTCCTGGGGGAGCTGTACGTCCTGGACGACCAGGGCGAGCCCTTCAAGCGGGTGACGCCGGGCGACGGCCTGGACCTGCCCCTGGTGACGGGGCTGGACCGGGAAGGTTATGTGGCGGACCCGGCGGTGGCGCGGGAGCGCTTCCGGTCGGCGTTGGAGGTGGCGAGCGCGTATTCGCGGCTGTCACCCGACAAGACCGAGCAACTGTCGGAGGTTCGCCTGGAGGCGCAGAGCCTGACGCTGGTGGCGGCGTCCGGGCAGGAAGTGCGCCTGGGTGAAGGAGATTCAGAGGTCAAGCTGCAACGTCTGGCCCGTGTCCGGCGCGAACTGGGTGCGAGGGGGCTTGCAGCGGAGATCATTCACCTGGATAACCGTGCCCGGCCCGGCTGGGTGGCGGTGAAGATTTCGAGTCCCGTGTCCGAGAGGAACGGGACTTCGAAGCGGTAA
- the ftsA gene encoding cell division protein FtsA — protein MAKQKSGEIIVGLDIGTTKICAIVGELTDSGIDIIGIGTHPSKGLRKGVVVNIEATVSSIRRAVEEAELMAGAEISHVYTGIAGGHIKGFNSQGIVAVKDKEVREADIARVIDAAKAVAIPLDREVIHVLPQEFIIDDQGGIKEPLGMAGVRLEAKVHIVTGAVSSAQNIVKCANRTGLNVSDIVLQPLASAEAVLGEDEKELGVCLVDIGGGTTDIAIFSGGSIVHTAVIALGGNNLTSDIAIGLRTPAHEAERIKQKYGCALSSLINKDDTIEVPSVGGRQPRVLGRQILCEILEPRVEEIFQLVHREIQKCGYEDLLASGVVITGGSTLLAGMPELAEEVLGLPVRRGMPRGIGGLVDVVKSPMYATGVGLVVYGARHLDRRMFRIREENVYKKVKGRMREWLEEIF, from the coding sequence ATGGCGAAGCAGAAGTCGGGGGAGATCATCGTCGGCCTCGACATCGGCACGACGAAGATCTGCGCCATCGTCGGAGAGCTGACCGACAGCGGCATCGACATCATCGGTATCGGTACGCATCCGTCGAAGGGTCTGCGCAAGGGCGTGGTGGTGAACATCGAGGCGACCGTCTCTTCCATCCGCCGCGCGGTGGAGGAAGCGGAGCTCATGGCGGGGGCGGAAATCTCCCACGTCTACACGGGCATCGCCGGAGGCCACATCAAGGGCTTCAATTCCCAGGGCATCGTCGCCGTCAAGGACAAGGAAGTCCGCGAGGCCGACATCGCGCGCGTCATCGACGCGGCGAAGGCCGTGGCGATTCCGCTCGACCGGGAAGTGATTCACGTCCTCCCGCAGGAATTCATCATCGACGACCAGGGCGGCATCAAGGAGCCCCTGGGCATGGCCGGCGTCCGTCTGGAGGCCAAGGTCCATATCGTCACCGGCGCGGTGTCCAGCGCGCAGAACATCGTCAAGTGCGCCAACCGCACCGGGCTCAACGTCTCCGACATCGTCCTCCAGCCGCTGGCCAGCGCGGAGGCGGTGCTGGGTGAGGATGAGAAGGAGCTGGGCGTGTGCCTCGTCGACATCGGCGGCGGCACCACGGACATCGCCATCTTCTCCGGCGGCTCCATCGTCCACACGGCGGTGATTGCGCTGGGCGGCAACAACCTCACCAGCGACATCGCCATTGGCCTGCGCACCCCCGCGCACGAGGCCGAGCGCATCAAGCAGAAGTACGGCTGCGCGCTGTCGTCGCTCATCAACAAGGACGACACCATTGAAGTGCCCAGCGTCGGGGGGCGTCAGCCCCGCGTGCTCGGGCGGCAGATTCTCTGCGAAATCCTGGAGCCGCGCGTGGAGGAGATCTTCCAGCTCGTGCACCGCGAAATCCAGAAGTGCGGCTACGAGGACCTGCTGGCCTCGGGCGTGGTGATTACGGGTGGCTCCACGCTGCTCGCCGGCATGCCGGAGCTGGCCGAGGAAGTCCTGGGCCTGCCGGTGCGCCGTGGCATGCCGCGCGGCATCGGCGGTCTGGTGGATGTGGTGAAGAGCCCCATGTACGCCACCGGCGTGGGCCTGGTCGTCTACGGCGCCCGCCACCTGGACCGGCGCATGTTCCGCATCCGAGAGGAGAACGTGTACAAGAAGGTGAAGGGCCGCATGCGGGAGTGGCTCGAGGAAATCTTCTGA